The sequence CAGCATCCCGGGCAGCCGCGGCGATGGCTGACAGTTCCTCTGCGCTGAGAATGGCTCCGGTCGGATTATGCGGAGAGTTGATGATGATCATTGCGGCCCGATCGTCCTCCCCGCGCCCCATAATTGCGTTCCGGATCTCGGTTGGGTCTAGACGCCAATTGCCGCGCGCATCCGGGCGTAGCGCCACGGTGGTTCGCCGCGCCCCCGCCAGGGAGATCGCAGCCTCGTAGGAATCGTAGTAGGGCTCCACGATGACCACCCGTTCCCCGGGCTCGACAAGTCCGATCACCGCAGCGGCGATGGCCTCCGTAGCACCGACGGTGACCAAACACTCCGTCCGGGGATCGAAGTGTTGGCCAGTCCGCCGGGCTCGCTCATCCGTAATGGCCGAGCGCAGTTCCATCGTGCCGCGCCCGGGAGCATACTGGTTGTTCCCGATAGCGATCTGGTGTTGCGCTTCCTCCAGTACAACCCGCGGCGCGGGAAAATCCGGAGCACCTTGTCCTAGGTTGATGCTGCCGGTTTCTGCTGCGAGGGCAGACATGGTGGCGAAGATCGTCTCACCGTAGTGCCGGAGGCGGTTGACTCCGCGGTTGTGCATGGGATGCTCCGTCTGAGATCGGGAAAGGGTGTGGGAGGGCTGCCCCGAAGGCAGCCCTCCCACACTAGCGAACTGTTTACTGTCGCCTGAGAAAGGTTCCCGGTCAACCGAGCAGAATTCTGGGTCGACGTCACTAACTTCTTCGCCGGTTCCGTACAGAGAGGATATCCAGATCCCCGTCGCTACAAGTTTAGACTCTCGATCGCTCCCGTGGCATGCAGGGTCTCCAGCTTGGAGGCCTTGCGCAACTGGATCTGCCACCCCTTCTGGGCGGACCCGTCGGTGAATACGGCCACGGTGCCGGGCAACGTTACGGGCTTCGCGAACTCCACGCTAAACCGTGCCGCCGGGGGAATCTGACCCTCAAGCACCGCCAGCATCGTCGCCGCAGACCACATCCCGTGCGCGATCACGCTGGGGAAGCCGAAGGCCTTGGCTCCCACGCCGGACACGTGGATCGGGTTCTTGTCCCCGGACGCGTTGGCGTACACCTTGATGTCCGCTGGGGTGACGCGAACCGTGGAGGTGGGGGTGGGGTCGGCGGGTAATTGCGCAGCCGGAAGGATGCGCCCGTCGGTCTTTTCCTTGCCTCCCAGGGTGGAAGAGCTCGACAGCTTCGCACCCTTGGAAAGGAACCCGCTGGTCTGCTTCCACACCACGTCACCGTCCACGGAGACGGTGGTAACGAGGTCGATCAGCAACCCCTTCGTGTGCTCCCGCAAGTTCTCCGCGTGGACGGAGAAGTCCACGACATCGTCCACCGTGAGCGGGCGGGTCTGCTCGATCACGTTGGTCAGGTGCACCACGCCCACTGCCGCAAAGGGAAAGTCCTTCGCGGTGAGCACCTTCATGACGATTGGGAAGGACAGCACGTAGGGGTAGGTCAGCGGCAGCTCGTTGTTCAGGCGCAGGCCCGTAGAACTGGTGTATGCCGCCAGGTGGGACACGTCCACCTTCACGCCGGTGACTTGGTAAGCCGTCTTCGGGTTTGCCTTGGCAGAGCGCTTGGTCCCCACCACCGGAAGCATGTCCTTAACGGCGCTGCGGTATTCCTCCATCAGCACCGGGATGTTCTTGAGCTCCTGGTAGGTGACGTGAGCACCCTGGGTCGGCTTTTGTTGTGCACTCACTTGAAAACTCATCTCCTCTAGGGTCTCTACGCGCCCAGCAGGGATTGACCGCACACGCGCACAACGTTGCCCGTCACTGCGGAGGAGGCGGGGGCGGCGAAGTAGGCGATGGCCTCCGCAACGTCAATGGTCTGCCCGCCCTGCTGCATGGAGTTCATCCGGCGTCCGGCCTCGCGGGTGGCAAACGGGATGGCGGCGGTCATCTGGGTCTCGATGAAGCCCGGGGCCACAGCGTTGACGGTGATGTTCTTCTCGGCCAGCTTCTCGGAGAGGGCCTCCACCATGCCGATGACAGAAGCCTTGGTCAGCCCGTAGTTGGTCTGCCCGCGGTTACCGGCGATACCGGCGATGGAGGATACGCCGATGACGCGTCCGCCCTCAGCCAGGCCGCCATTGTTGACCAGCCCCTCGGTGATCCGCACCGGGGCGATGATGTTCACGGCCATGACGGAGTTCCACCGGCCGTCGTCCATGTTGGCCAGCAGCTTGTCCCGGGTGATCCCGGCGTTGTGGACGATGATGTCGATCTTGCCGCCGTGGCGCTGCTCCGCATGCTCCTTGAGCCTGTCGGCAGCGTCGGGGGCGGTCACGTCCAGCGGCAGGGCAGTACCGCCGACCTTGTTGGCGGTAGCGGTCAGGCCGTCGCCGGCAGCGGGGATGTCCACGCAGATCACCTTGGCGCCATCGCGGCCCAGGATCTCTGCAATGGTCGCGCCGATACCGCGGGCAGCGCCGGTAACCACGGCGATCTTGCCCTCGGAGGGGCGGTTCCAATCGGCGGGCGCGGTGGCGGCGTCCTTACCAATACGGATGACCTGCGCATCGACATAGGCGGACTTGCCGGACAGAAGGAACCGGACGGTGGATTCCGCACCGGAGAGATCCTCTGCAGCATCGGGGGCCACGTACACGAGCTGGGCGGTGGCGCCACGGCGCAGCTCCTTGGCCACGGAGCGGGTGAAGCCCTCCAGGCCGCGCTGGACGATGTGCTCGTCGGCGTTGTCGATGAGCTCCGGGGTGGTGCCCAGCACCACGACGCGGCCGGAGGGGGCGATCTTGCGCATCAGCGGGTTGAAGAACTCGTAGATCTTGCGCAGATCCTCCGGGCGGGTGATCCCGGTGGCGTCGAACACAATGCCGGCCACCTTATCGTCGCCCGCGGCGTTGACTACCTGGTAGTCGGTGCCCAGCATCTCCTTCAGCCGGTTGACCAGGCGACCTTCACCACCGATCAGAACCCGGCCGTCCAGGGCGGGCTTGCCGGCTTCGTAGCGGTGGAGCTCCTCCGGCTGAGGCAGGCCCAGCTTAGGGGCCAGAAACTTCCCTGCACCCGACTTGATGAATTGGGAGTAGAGATCTTGGTTGGAGGACGACACGTAATTCTCCTTAGTGAAGTAGCATTCTGAGATAGGGCTGCATACCAGGTTAGGCGATTTTCGCGCGGCACATCGCGGCAACCAGCCACGTACCCGCCGTGGGCCTAACAATGTATGTTCGCAGCTGTAACCTTACGGTGTGACCTAGCGCACCGGTGCCTGCGGCGCGCTCGACGCCGCAGGCGGGACATTACCTAGGCGCTAACGAACACTCGACCAACTTCTTCGGAGTGAATAAAGAACATGACGAACGGAACCCCCCGCAAGGTCGCCATCCTCGGCGGTAACCGCATCCCCTTCGCCCGGTCCAACAAGGAATACGCCAACGCCTCCAACCAGGACATGCTCACGGCGGCCATCGACGGCCTGGTCGCGCGCTACGGCCTGCAGAACGAGCGCCTGGGCCTCGTGTCGGCCGGCGCGGTGCTGAAGCACTCCCGGGACTTCAACCTCACCCGCGAGGTCGTCATGGGTTCCGCTCTGAGCTCCCAGACCCCCGCCAATGACGTCCAGATGGCCTGCGGCACCGGCCTGGATGCTGCCGTGCAGGTGGGCGATGCCATTGCCATGGGCCGCATCGAGGTCGGTATCGCCGGTGGCGTGGACACCACCTCCGATGCCCCGCTGGCCGTCAATGATGAGCTGCGCAAGACCCTCATCAAGCTGAACAACGCCAAGACCACCGGCGCCCGCCTGAAGCTGGTCGGCTCCATCCGCCCGGGTCAGTTGGCCCCGGAGCAGCCAAACAACGGTGAACCCCGCACCGGCCTGTCCATGGGTGAGCACGCAGCGATCACCGCCCGCGAGATGAACATCAGCCGCGAGGCTCAGGACAAGCTGGCCATGGAGTCCCACAAGAACCTCGCCGCCGCCTACGACGAGAACTTCTTCGAGGACCTGATGACCCCCTTCCTCGGCGTGCAGCGGGACACCAACCTGCGCCCCGATTCCTCCATGGAAAAGCTGGGCAAGCTCAAGCCGGTCTTCGGCAAGCGCGACGCGGAGAAGCACGGCACCGAGGCCACGATGACCGCCGGTAACTCCACCCCGCTGACCGATGGTGCCTCCGCCGTCCTCCTGGCCAGCGAGGACTGGGCCAAGGAGCACAACATCCCAGTGCGCGCCTACCTGGTGGATTCCGAGGTCGCCGCCGTCGACTTCATTCACGGGCACGATGGCTTGACCCCCGACGGCCTGCTCATGAGCCCCACCTACGCCGTCCCGCGCCTCCTGGCCCGCAACGGCCTGAAGCTGCAGGACTTCGACTACTACGAGATCCACGAGGCCTTCGCTTCCCAGACGCTGGCCACCCTGGAGGCATGGGAGTGCGAGGAGTACTGCCGCGAGCGCCTCGGCCTGGACGCCCCCCTGGGTACCATCGACCGCAGCAAGCTCAACGTCAAGGGCTCCTCCTTGGCCGCGGGTCACCCCTTCGCCGCCACCGGTGGTCGCATCATCGCTACCGCCGCGAAGGTGCTGGAGCAAAACGGCGGCGGCCGGACCCTCGTGTCCGTCTGCGCCGCTGGTGGTCAGGGCATTGTCGCCATCATCGAGCGCTAAGCCCTTCATCGTTGGGCTCACGGGCGGCATCGGTTCGGGAAAATCCACCGTTGCCGCCCGGTTGGTCGAGCGCGGTTGTTTTCTTATCGACGCCGACAACATAGCGCGGGAAATCGTGGAACCCGGCCAGCCTGCACTCGCCGAGCTGGCGGAGAAGTTCCAGGGCATCC comes from Corynebacterium heidelbergense and encodes:
- a CDS encoding aminotransferase class I/II-fold pyridoxal phosphate-dependent enzyme; translated protein: MHNRGVNRLRHYGETIFATMSALAAETGSINLGQGAPDFPAPRVVLEEAQHQIAIGNNQYAPGRGTMELRSAITDERARRTGQHFDPRTECLVTVGATEAIAAAVIGLVEPGERVVIVEPYYDSYEAAISLAGARRTTVALRPDARGNWRLDPTEIRNAIMGRGEDDRAAMIIINSPHNPTGAILSAEELSAIAAAARDAGALVLSDEVYERLVFDGASHHSISESAGMRERTIVASSAGKTFNITGWKTGWALAPEPLIEAILRAKQFMTYAGAAPMQPAVTVGLNECDGGVGRLRDTLQLNRDALVNGLRDLGAEVCDPHAGYFAVADVSSWNLGDAPQAVHTLAYEAGVVGIPVTAFVDDPGNPIFSSLVRFSFCKDRGAVEEALRRLDAYLRR
- a CDS encoding MaoC/PaaZ C-terminal domain-containing protein, with the translated sequence MEEYRSAVKDMLPVVGTKRSAKANPKTAYQVTGVKVDVSHLAAYTSSTGLRLNNELPLTYPYVLSFPIVMKVLTAKDFPFAAVGVVHLTNVIEQTRPLTVDDVVDFSVHAENLREHTKGLLIDLVTTVSVDGDVVWKQTSGFLSKGAKLSSSSTLGGKEKTDGRILPAAQLPADPTPTSTVRVTPADIKVYANASGDKNPIHVSGVGAKAFGFPSVIAHGMWSAATMLAVLEGQIPPAARFSVEFAKPVTLPGTVAVFTDGSAQKGWQIQLRKASKLETLHATGAIESLNL
- a CDS encoding 3-oxoacyl-ACP reductase; its protein translation is MSSSNQDLYSQFIKSGAGKFLAPKLGLPQPEELHRYEAGKPALDGRVLIGGEGRLVNRLKEMLGTDYQVVNAAGDDKVAGIVFDATGITRPEDLRKIYEFFNPLMRKIAPSGRVVVLGTTPELIDNADEHIVQRGLEGFTRSVAKELRRGATAQLVYVAPDAAEDLSGAESTVRFLLSGKSAYVDAQVIRIGKDAATAPADWNRPSEGKIAVVTGAARGIGATIAEILGRDGAKVICVDIPAAGDGLTATANKVGGTALPLDVTAPDAADRLKEHAEQRHGGKIDIIVHNAGITRDKLLANMDDGRWNSVMAVNIIAPVRITEGLVNNGGLAEGGRVIGVSSIAGIAGNRGQTNYGLTKASVIGMVEALSEKLAEKNITVNAVAPGFIETQMTAAIPFATREAGRRMNSMQQGGQTIDVAEAIAYFAAPASSAVTGNVVRVCGQSLLGA
- a CDS encoding acetyl-CoA C-acetyltransferase, which translates into the protein MTNGTPRKVAILGGNRIPFARSNKEYANASNQDMLTAAIDGLVARYGLQNERLGLVSAGAVLKHSRDFNLTREVVMGSALSSQTPANDVQMACGTGLDAAVQVGDAIAMGRIEVGIAGGVDTTSDAPLAVNDELRKTLIKLNNAKTTGARLKLVGSIRPGQLAPEQPNNGEPRTGLSMGEHAAITAREMNISREAQDKLAMESHKNLAAAYDENFFEDLMTPFLGVQRDTNLRPDSSMEKLGKLKPVFGKRDAEKHGTEATMTAGNSTPLTDGASAVLLASEDWAKEHNIPVRAYLVDSEVAAVDFIHGHDGLTPDGLLMSPTYAVPRLLARNGLKLQDFDYYEIHEAFASQTLATLEAWECEEYCRERLGLDAPLGTIDRSKLNVKGSSLAAGHPFAATGGRIIATAAKVLEQNGGGRTLVSVCAAGGQGIVAIIER